GGTGTTCCACGACCACACGGCCACCGGGAAGTTGAACGCAGTGATCACCCCGACCACGCCCAGCGGGTGCCACGTCTCCATCAGCCGGTGTGCGGGCCGCTCCGAGGCGATGGTGCGGCCGTACAACTGGCGCGAGAGCCCGACGGCGAACTGGCAGATGTCGATCATCTCCTGCACCTCGCCCAGCGCCTCGGAGGTGATCTTGCCCGCCTCCACCGTCACCAGGGTTGCCAAATCTGCCTTGTGTTCGACGAGCAACTCGCCCAGGCGCGCCACCAGGGCCCCGCGCACGGGTGCCGGGGTGGTGCGCCACGTCGAGAATGCTTGTGCGGCATCGGCGATCGCGGCGTCGGCCTGATCGGCACTGTGCTCAGCCAGGGTGAACAGGACGTCCCCGCTGATGGGGGTGCTGGCGTGCAGGCCGCTGCCCGGAGCGGTCGGCTCGCCGAGCTCGACGCCGGCACCGATGGTCTTCAGGGCATTCCGCACCCGTCGGCGCAGCTCCTCGCCGGTGGGGAGTTCGGTGCTTTCGGTGGTGGTCATCGTGCGCCTTTCTGGTTGGCTACCTGCCGGATCGGCTGGGGATTACAGTGCGGGCCATGGGTGAAGCCGACGAGTACGTGCTGGACGACACCGACCGGATCCTGGTCCGCGCGCTGGCCGCCGACGGCCGGGCCACGTTGGCACATCTCGCGGCGGCGGCCGGACTGTCGGTGTCGGCCGTGCAGGCGCGGGTGCGCCGGCTGGAGTCGCGGGGCGTGGTGACCGGATACGCGGCGCGGCTGAATCCCGAGGCGCTGGGCAACATGCTCTCGGCGTTCGTCGCCATCACTCCTCTCGATCCGTCCCAACCCGATGATGCACCCGCTCGGCTGCAGCACATCCCCGAAATCGAATCGTGCCACTCGGTGGCGGGCGAGGAGAGCTACGTCCTGCTGGTCCGGGTTGCCTCGGCCCGGGCGCTGGAGGACCTGCTCCAGCGGATCAGGACCGCCGCCGACGTCCGGACACGCAGCACCATTATTTTGCAAACATTTTACAGCGGGAGAGACTATATCCCGTAACAGTTGCGGCCATGGGCGACATCAACCGTAAAAATTCCGTTAGTATGGCGTCATGACCGCAGTGCTGACGACCACGCCGCACGTAACGCCTGACCGGGTACGAGCGGTCCTGGCGCGCAGCATCCTGACCGACGGCTTCGACTTCGTCCTGGATCTGGACCGCTCCAGGGGGTCCTATCTGGTGGATGCGCGCACCGGCGAACGCTTCCTGGACATGTTCACGTTCTTCGCGTCGTCCGCGCTCGGGATGAACCACCCGGCGCTGGCCGACGACGCGGACTTTCGTGATGAACTCACCCAGGCCGCCGTCAACAAGCCGAGCAATTCCGACGTCTACAGCGTGCCGCTGGCCCGATTCGTCGACACCTTCCGGCGCGTGCTCGGCGACCCGGCCCTGCCGCATCTGTTCTTCGTCGACGGCGGCGCACTGGCGGTGGAGAACGCGCTCAAGGTGGCATTCGACTGGAAGAGCCGACACAACGAGGCCCGCGGGATCGACCCGGCGCTGGGCACCAAGGTGCTCCACCTCCGTGGGGCATTCCACGGCCGCAGCGGATACACGTTGTCGCTGACCAACACCGATCCGATCAAGGTGGCGCGCTTCCCGAAGTTCGACTGGCCGCGCATCGACACGCCCTACCTGCGCCCCGGCGCGGACATCGCTGCGCTCGAAGCCGATTCGCTGCGCGCGGCCCGGGCGGCGTTCGAGGCCAACCCGCACGACATCGCCTGCTTCATCGCCGAACCGATCCAGGGCGAGGGCGGCGACCGGCACCTGCGGCCCGAGTTCCTCGCGGCGATGCGTGACCTGTGCGACGAGTACGACGCGCTGTTGATCTTCGACGAGGTGCAGACCGGGTGCGGGATCACCGGAACCGCCTGGGCCTACCAGCAATTGGGGGTCACCCCGGATGTGGTCGCGTTCGGGAAGAAGACGCAGGTGTGCGGGGTGATGGCGGGCCGTCGCGTAGACGACCTCGCCGACAACGTCTTCACCGTGAGCTCGCGGATCAACTCCACCTGGGGAGGCAACCTGGTGGACATGGTGCGCTCGCGACGCATCCTGGAGGTCATCGAGGTCGACGGGCTGTTCCGCAATGCCGAGCTCTCGGGTGACTACCTGCTTCGCCAGTTGCAAAGATTGGCAGTGGATTTCGCCGGAACCGTAATCGACCCGCGGGGCCGCGGCCTGATGTGTGCGTTCAGCCTCCCGACGACTGCCGCCCGCGACGACCTGGTCCGGCGGCTGTGGGACCGGCGCGTCATCATGTTGCCGAGCGGAACAGACTCGGTGCGGTTCCGGCCGGCGCTCACCGTGGCGCGCGAGGAGATCGACGCCTGCCTCGACGCCCTCCGGGACGCGTTGCGATCAGCGGGCTAAGGCGACGCGACCCGGCTCAGGATCGACCTGAGCCTGGGCAGGTCTGCGCCACCCACCAATTCGCATCCGTGAAGCTCGGCGAGTTTACGTGCGGCCGGGGTGAATTCGTTGTTGGTGACCACCATGGTCCTGGCGCAGTCCTGCATCGGGGCACCCGCGACCACCTCCTGCACGGCGCCGGCGCCGACCGGACGCGACAAGCGTTTGCATTGCACGGCAATGCGGTTCGGCCGGTGTCCGACGATCAGGTCCACGCCCCAGTCGCCGGTGAGCGGAGTCATGATCACCGGCAATCCGCACGTGCGGGCCACCCGGGCCACGTGGTCCTCGAACTCCAGCCCGGTCATCACCGTGGCGGCCTGCTCACGGGCGCTGGGGGTGCCGGCACCCCGGACCGCGCCCAGCAGAAAACGCGGAGTCACCGCAAACGCCAGTGGCAGCGCGCCGCCGATCACCAGGCTCCACACCGGCTCGACCCCGGCCAGGTGCGCTGCGACCGTCGCCGCCACACCGGCCGCGACGTACAGCCTGATCCGAAGCCGTCTCACGGCCCCGAATGCTAGAGGCCGGTTGTGACAAATCCGTTGTGACGAATCCGCAGCGCCGCTGCCAGGCAAGGGAGCTAGGCTCAAGCAGTGACGACTGAACCCGCCGCGGACCTCACCGAATCGCCGATCGAGCATGCGCTTGCCGGCGGGGAGCCGCAGCGCGTCGGTTGGTTCCGGTTCTACTTCGCCGACGAGCGCTGGGAATGGTCGCCTCAGGTGGAGCGGATGCACGGATACGAGCCGGGCACCGCAGATCCGACGACCGAACTCGTCTTGTCCCACAAGCATCCTGAGGATTACGGGCAGGTGGCCGCCACCCTCGAGGAGATCCGGCGGACCTCGGGCGCGTTCAGCACCCGGCACCGCATCATCGACACGTCGGGCGACGTTCACCACGTCGTCGTGGTCGGGGATCAGCTGTTCGACGAGACCGGTGCTGTCATCGGAACGCACGGTTTCTACGTCGATGTCTCACCCTCGA
The genomic region above belongs to Mycolicibacterium sp. HK-90 and contains:
- the lat gene encoding L-lysine 6-transaminase yields the protein MTAVLTTTPHVTPDRVRAVLARSILTDGFDFVLDLDRSRGSYLVDARTGERFLDMFTFFASSALGMNHPALADDADFRDELTQAAVNKPSNSDVYSVPLARFVDTFRRVLGDPALPHLFFVDGGALAVENALKVAFDWKSRHNEARGIDPALGTKVLHLRGAFHGRSGYTLSLTNTDPIKVARFPKFDWPRIDTPYLRPGADIAALEADSLRAARAAFEANPHDIACFIAEPIQGEGGDRHLRPEFLAAMRDLCDEYDALLIFDEVQTGCGITGTAWAYQQLGVTPDVVAFGKKTQVCGVMAGRRVDDLADNVFTVSSRINSTWGGNLVDMVRSRRILEVIEVDGLFRNAELSGDYLLRQLQRLAVDFAGTVIDPRGRGLMCAFSLPTTAARDDLVRRLWDRRVIMLPSGTDSVRFRPALTVAREEIDACLDALRDALRSAG
- a CDS encoding PAS and ANTAR domain-containing protein, producing the protein MTTEPAADLTESPIEHALAGGEPQRVGWFRFYFADERWEWSPQVERMHGYEPGTADPTTELVLSHKHPEDYGQVAATLEEIRRTSGAFSTRHRIIDTSGDVHHVVVVGDQLFDETGAVIGTHGFYVDVSPSIAQVHEQTVTEAVAEIAEARGAIEQAKGMLMLIYRIKADAAFELLKWRSQETNTKLRLLAEQVANDFLELDYTETLPNRVVFDRLLLTAHLRVGAEV
- a CDS encoding restriction endonuclease, which translates into the protein MRRLRIRLYVAAGVAATVAAHLAGVEPVWSLVIGGALPLAFAVTPRFLLGAVRGAGTPSAREQAATVMTGLEFEDHVARVARTCGLPVIMTPLTGDWGVDLIVGHRPNRIAVQCKRLSRPVGAGAVQEVVAGAPMQDCARTMVVTNNEFTPAARKLAELHGCELVGGADLPRLRSILSRVASP
- a CDS encoding Lrp/AsnC family transcriptional regulator, encoding MGEADEYVLDDTDRILVRALAADGRATLAHLAAAAGLSVSAVQARVRRLESRGVVTGYAARLNPEALGNMLSAFVAITPLDPSQPDDAPARLQHIPEIESCHSVAGEESYVLLVRVASARALEDLLQRIRTAADVRTRSTIILQTFYSGRDYIP